A window from Streptomonospora salina encodes these proteins:
- the acnA gene encoding aconitate hydratase AcnA, whose protein sequence is MSANSFGSRDTLRVGEESYEMFRLDAVEGSERLPYSLKVLLENLLRTEDGSNVTAEHIRALGQWDAQAQPTEEIQFTPARVIMQDFTGVPCVVDLATMREAVGELGGDPAKINPLAPAELVIDHSVVVDIFGRPDAFERNVEIEYERNHERYKFLRWGQTAFDEFKVVPPGTGIVHQANIEHLARAAMVRNGQVYPDTCVGTDSHTTMQNGLGVLGWGVGGIEAEAAMLGQPISMLIPRVVGFKLTGSLRPGTTATDLVLTVTEMLREHGVVGKFVEFYGDGVASVPLANRATIGNMSPEFGSTAAMFPVDEETIRYMELTGRPESQTRLVEAYAKEQGLWHDPAREPVFSEYLELDLGDVVPSIAGPKRPQDRVALSSAKPTWRHDVQNYVISPVDEASDESFPASDAPARPDNGQRPSNRVPVTLADGTTTEVDHGDVVIAAITSCTNTSNPSVMLGAALLAKNAVEKGLTSKPWVKTSLAPGSKVVTDYYERSGLTPYLDKLGFNLVGYGCTTCIGNSGPLPEEISAAVQDNDLAVTSVLSGNRNFEGRINPDVKMNYLASPPLVVAYALAGTMDLDLTTEPLGTGVDGEPVYLADIWPAPEEIEEVMASAIASDMYESAYADVFAGDERWQSLPTPTGDTFEWADDSTYVRKPPYFEGMGASPEPVSDISGARALAKLGDSVTTDHISPAGAIKPDSPAGQYLKEHGVARKDFNSYGSRRGNHEVMIRGTFANIRLRNHLAQGTEGGYTRDFTQAADPADAPVTYIYDAAQNYAAQGTPLVVLGGKEYGSGSSRDWAAKGTRLLGVQVVIAESYERIHRSNLIGMGVLPLQFPAGRSADSLGLTGEETYSITGITEMNEGGVPSTVKVATDTGVEFDADVRIDTPGEAGYYRNGGILQYVLRQLIDE, encoded by the coding sequence GTGTCCGCGAACAGCTTCGGCAGCCGTGACACGCTCCGCGTTGGCGAAGAGTCGTATGAGATGTTCCGCTTGGACGCCGTCGAAGGCTCCGAGCGGCTTCCCTACAGCCTCAAGGTGCTGCTGGAGAACCTGCTGCGCACCGAGGACGGCTCGAACGTCACCGCCGAGCACATCCGTGCCCTGGGCCAGTGGGACGCCCAGGCCCAGCCCACCGAGGAGATCCAGTTCACCCCCGCGCGGGTGATCATGCAGGACTTCACCGGTGTTCCGTGCGTGGTCGACCTGGCCACCATGCGCGAGGCCGTCGGCGAGCTCGGCGGCGACCCCGCGAAGATCAACCCGCTCGCGCCGGCCGAGCTGGTCATCGACCACTCGGTGGTGGTCGACATCTTCGGCCGCCCCGACGCCTTCGAGCGCAACGTCGAGATCGAGTACGAGCGCAACCATGAGCGCTACAAGTTCCTGCGCTGGGGCCAGACGGCCTTCGACGAGTTCAAGGTCGTCCCGCCCGGGACCGGAATCGTGCACCAGGCCAACATCGAACACCTGGCCCGGGCGGCCATGGTCCGCAACGGCCAGGTCTACCCCGACACCTGTGTGGGCACCGACTCCCACACGACCATGCAGAACGGGCTGGGCGTCCTCGGCTGGGGCGTCGGGGGCATCGAGGCCGAGGCCGCCATGCTCGGCCAGCCGATCTCCATGCTCATCCCCCGGGTGGTCGGATTCAAGCTGACCGGATCCCTGCGTCCCGGAACGACCGCCACCGACCTGGTGCTCACCGTCACCGAGATGCTGCGGGAGCACGGCGTCGTCGGCAAGTTCGTGGAGTTCTACGGCGACGGTGTGGCGTCGGTTCCGCTGGCCAACCGCGCCACGATCGGCAACATGAGCCCGGAGTTCGGCTCCACCGCGGCGATGTTCCCGGTCGACGAGGAGACCATCCGGTACATGGAGCTGACCGGGCGTCCGGAGTCGCAGACCCGGCTGGTCGAGGCCTACGCCAAGGAGCAGGGCCTCTGGCACGACCCCGCGCGCGAGCCGGTCTTCTCCGAGTACCTGGAGCTGGACCTCGGCGACGTCGTGCCGTCGATCGCCGGCCCCAAGCGGCCCCAGGACCGCGTCGCGCTGTCCTCGGCCAAGCCGACCTGGCGCCACGACGTGCAGAACTACGTCATCAGCCCGGTCGACGAGGCCTCCGACGAGTCGTTCCCCGCATCCGACGCCCCGGCCCGGCCCGACAACGGCCAGCGCCCGAGCAACCGGGTTCCGGTCACGCTCGCCGACGGCACCACGACCGAGGTCGACCACGGCGACGTGGTGATCGCCGCGATCACCTCCTGCACCAACACCTCCAACCCCTCGGTCATGCTCGGCGCGGCCCTGCTGGCCAAGAACGCGGTGGAGAAGGGCCTGACCAGCAAGCCGTGGGTCAAGACCTCGCTGGCGCCCGGTTCCAAGGTCGTCACCGACTACTACGAGCGCTCCGGTCTGACCCCCTACCTGGACAAGCTCGGGTTCAACCTGGTCGGCTACGGCTGCACCACCTGCATCGGCAACTCCGGGCCGCTGCCCGAGGAGATCTCCGCGGCGGTCCAGGACAACGACCTCGCCGTCACCTCCGTGCTCTCGGGCAACCGCAACTTCGAGGGCCGGATCAACCCCGACGTCAAGATGAACTACCTGGCTTCCCCGCCGCTGGTGGTGGCCTACGCCCTGGCCGGGACCATGGACCTGGACCTGACCACCGAGCCGCTGGGTACCGGCGTCGACGGCGAGCCGGTGTACCTGGCCGACATCTGGCCCGCGCCCGAGGAGATCGAAGAGGTCATGGCCTCCGCGATCGCCTCGGACATGTACGAGAGCGCCTACGCCGACGTTTTCGCCGGCGACGAGCGGTGGCAGTCCCTGCCCACGCCCACCGGCGACACCTTCGAGTGGGCCGACGATTCCACCTACGTGCGCAAGCCCCCGTACTTCGAGGGAATGGGCGCGAGCCCGGAGCCGGTCTCCGACATCTCCGGCGCCCGGGCCCTGGCCAAGCTCGGCGACTCGGTCACCACCGACCACATCTCGCCGGCCGGCGCCATCAAGCCCGACAGCCCGGCGGGCCAGTACCTCAAGGAGCACGGAGTCGCCCGCAAGGACTTCAACTCCTACGGTTCCCGGCGCGGCAACCACGAGGTGATGATCCGCGGGACCTTCGCCAACATCCGCCTGCGCAACCACCTCGCGCAGGGGACCGAGGGCGGATACACCCGCGACTTCACCCAGGCCGCCGACCCCGCCGACGCGCCCGTCACCTACATCTACGACGCGGCGCAGAACTACGCGGCCCAGGGCACCCCGCTGGTGGTGCTGGGCGGCAAGGAGTACGGATCGGGCTCCTCGCGCGACTGGGCGGCCAAGGGCACCCGCCTGCTGGGCGTGCAGGTGGTCATCGCCGAGTCCTACGAGCGCATCCACCGCTCCAACCTGATCGGCATGGGCGTGCTGCCGCTGCAGTTCCCCGCGGGCCGGTCGGCCGACTCGCTCGGGCTGACCGGCGAGGAGACCTACTCCATCACCGGTATCACCGAGATGAACGAGGGCGGCGTGCCGTCCACCGTCAAGGTCGCCACCGACACCGGGGTCGAGTTCGACGCCGACGTGCGTATCGACACCCCCGGCGAGGCCGGCTACTACCGCAACGGCGGCATCCTGCAGTACGTGCTGCGCCAGCTCATCGACGAGTAA